In the genome of Triticum urartu cultivar G1812 chromosome 5, Tu2.1, whole genome shotgun sequence, one region contains:
- the LOC125511098 gene encoding L-type lectin-domain containing receptor kinase SIT2-like, translating into MPLIQLQLASPTMKHTSFLQQFVFLFGLIVTTLVSGDDQFLFSGFSQPSLTLDGCAMVTDGGLLDLSNGTTVLKGHAFYPTPLHFRKSPGGKVQSFAVHVVFSIFISYADLSADGMAFFIAPTKNFSDARAAKYFALLNEKNNGDTSNHIFMIELDTYRNSELQDIDENHIGININSAVSMQSSASGFYEDKGGAFKNMTLNGNQAMQLWVDYNEGDTQINVTLAPINVGKPSRPLLSATYDLTTVLSDSAQYIGFSSMATPINTRQYVMGWSFGMNKPALSIDISKLPKLPRVGPKAQSKLLVIVLPIATATLILSMGTLVTLVVRRRLKYAEVREDWEGEFGPHRFSYKDLFHATRGFKNKHLLGEGGFGKVYKGVLPSCNVEIAVKRMSHESRQGMKEFVTEVVSIGRLRHRNVVQLLGYCRRKGELFLVYTYMPNGSLDKYLHCEEQNAILNWVQRFRVIKGIATGLLYLHEKWEKIVIHRDIKASNILLDGEMNARLGDFGLARLYDHGTDPQTTHMVGTKGYLAPELLRTGKASPHTDVFAFGMFLLEVACGQKPVKRNAEGNEVFLVEWVLEHWNNGLLIETVDAILQGDYNIDEAYLVLKLGLLCLHPFPSSRPRMRQVMQYLDGEMPLPELRKTELSVNMAALVKSNGPNSVTLSYPQITSSFCTISGLSGGR; encoded by the coding sequence ATGCCGCTTATTCAGTTGCAGCTTGCAAGTCCTACAATGAAGCATACATCCTTCCTTCAACAATTTGTCTTCCTGTTTGGTCTTATCGTCACAACCTTGGTCTCTGGTGATGATCAATTTCTCTTCTCCGGCTTCAGCCAACCCAGCCTAACCCTGGACGGATGTGCCATGGTCACAGATGGTGGCCTTCTTGATCTGTCCAATGGCACGACTGTTCTCAAGGGCCATGCCTTCTATCCCACTCCTCTGCACTTCCGCAAGTCACCCGGTGGTAAAGTTCAATCCTTCGCAGTCCATGTAGTCTTCAGCATCTTCATCTCTTACGCAGACTTGAGCGCTGATGGCATGGCTTTCTTCATTGCACCCACAAAGAATTTCTCTGATGCACGGGCAGCAAAGTACTTTGCCCTCCTCAACGAGAAGAACAATGGCGACACAAGCAATCACATCTTCATGATCGAACTTGACACCTACAGAAATTCTGAGCTCCAAGACATTGATGAAAATCACATTGGTATCAATATCAACAGTGCAGTCTCCATGCAATCCAGTGCATCTGGCTTCTACGAAGACAAGGGTGGTGCCTTCAAGAACATGACGCTGAATGGCAACCAGGCTATGCAGCTCTGGGTAGACTACAATGAGGGTGATACGCAGATCAATGTGACCTTGGCTCCGATCAACGTGGGAAAACCATCAAGGCCACTGCTCTCTGCAACCTATGATCTCACAACTGTACTCTCGGACTCAGCTCAGTACATTGGATTCTCATCCATGGCTACTCCCATCAACACCCGTCAGTACGTGATGGGTTGGAGCTTTGGCATGAATAAACCAGCTCTATCCATTGACATCTCCAAGCTTCCGAAGTTGCCTCGTGTTGGTCCCAAGGCCCAATCCAAGCTCTTGGTGATCGTCCTACCAATAGCCACTGCAACATTGATCCTCTCTATGGGCACTCTTGTCACTCTAGTTGTGCGAAGGCGACTGAAGTATGCTGAGGTGCGTGAGGATTGGGAGGGAGAATTCGGTCCGCATCGGTTCTCCTACAAGGATCTGTTCCATGCTACGAGAGGGTTCAAGAACAAACACCTACTTGGAGAAGGAGGTTTTGGGAAAGTATATAAAGGAGTGCTTCCATCGTGTAATGTGGAGATTGCTGTGAAGAGGATGTCTCATGAGTCAAGACagggcatgaaagaatttgtcaCCGAGGTTGTTAGCATTGGTCGACTCCGACATCGCAACGTTGTGCAATTACTTGGCTATTGTCGGAGAAAAGGTGAACTGTTTTTGGTTTATACTTACATGCCAAATGGTAGCCTTGATAAATATCTACATTGTGAAGAGCAGAATGCCATTTTGAATTGGGTTCAAAGGTTTCGAGTTATCAAAGGCATTGCTACCGGCTTACTCTATCTCCATGAGAAGTGGGAGAAAATTGTAATCCATAGAGACATCAAAGCAAGCAATATACTGCTGGATGGTGAAATGAATGCGCGACTTGGTGACTTTGGCCTTGCAAGGTTATATGATCATGGCACTGACCCACAGACCACACATATGGTTGGTACCAAGGGGTACCTAGCCCCCGAGCTACTGCGGACAGGGAAGGCATCCCCTCATACAGATGTTTTTGCCTTCGGCATGTTCCTTCTCGAGGTTGCTTGCGGTCAAAAACCTGTCAAGAGAAATGCAGAGGGAAATGAAGTTTTCTTGGTAGAATGGGTACTCGAGCATTGGAACAATGGGTTGCTTATTGAGACAGTGGATGCTATCCTCCAGGGTGATTACAACATTGATGAGGCATACCTCGTGTTAAAGCTGGGACTTTTGTGCTTGCACCCATTTCCTAGTTCGAGGCCCAGGATGCGGCAAGTTATGCAATACCTCGACGGTGAGATGCCACTGCCCGAGCTGAGGAAGACGGAGCTGAGCGTGAACATGGCGGCCTTGGTGAAAAGCAATGGACCGAACTCGGTCACCTTGTCATACCCGCAGATCACATCGAGCTTCTGCACGATATCTGGCCTCTCAGGAGGAAGATGA